A region of Zeugodacus cucurbitae isolate PBARC_wt_2022May chromosome 5, idZeuCucr1.2, whole genome shotgun sequence DNA encodes the following proteins:
- the LOC105211840 gene encoding kelch-like protein 26 — protein sequence MAGGAASITQGSSDNRANPTCTVCSSPTYSRNGNNDNFMQIIHSEALMKGLNALRCAEKLFDVTLIVEGRIFKAHRVVLAACSDYFCAMFTDAMREAHQSEIKLNGINAHGMELLLEYAYTSKLELDRNNVQDVLSVSTHVQMKAAIDACSHFLESQIDLDNCVAIAALADLYSLDPLKKKAYRYMCSRLDEFAQTPDLLSLTLEQFEHVLACNYPVDCSEQRVLEIVLEYCLESDLKPELTRRLFGKVQFQQIGVCALNAIKSKWHAETEPNTISSSYYRILKDEMIKQEMLKLRLSDAYADDLLSAEVLTNTRGMELALVKIGGFETNGLTNRISCYLPSKGKWESLTVIPHIEQCNYGTAVLGNDLYVVGGSYDVCLKEYIHPFGFRYCPAKNKWKSIAPIQADRCRFSLNAMGSHYLYAVGGVCELNENDGGAELWAHDMTVSNCERYDANTDRWEYLPALSENRSQHAGVVLGDQLYISGGIDRHIVLASLWRFDTKSNQWHKLCPMPTPRADHVLIVFDGRIYAFGGWYEDPVTEMRVLADAVDVYDVTTDQWITESRNPMPKYYTGVAAVKRKVYFIGGLLSTATINRATSAVQCYDLDTKQWAFSSEWEYPKEVWESTCAAFYVPRERDNVKYYWDDV from the exons ATGGCCGGTGGCGCTGCTTCCATAACGCAGGGTAGCTCCGACAACCGTGCTAACCCAACATGCACAGTTTGTTCATCACCCACATATTCTCGTAATGGaaataatgataattttatgcaaattatacATTCCGAAGCGTTGATGAAGGGCCTTAATGCGTTACGTTGTGCGGAAAAATTATTCGATGTTACACTGATTGTGGAAGGACGCATATTTAAG GCTCATCGCGTTGTATTGGCCGCGTGCAGTGATTACTTTTGTGCCATGTTCACCGATGCCATGCGGGAAGCTCACCAAtccgaaataaaattgaatggcATAAACGCGCATGGTATGGAGCTGCTGCTGGAGTATGCCTACACATCAAAATTGGAATTAGATCGTAATAATGTGCAAGACGTGTTATCTGTGTCGACGCATGTGCAGATGAAAGCAGCCATTGATGCCTGTTCACATTTCCTTGAGTCACAAATTGATTTGGACAATTGTGTCGCAATCGCTGCTTTGGCGGACTTGTATTCACTAGACCCACTCAAAAAGAAAGCCTATCGCTACATGTGTTCACGACTCGATGAGTTTGCACAAACCCCAGATTTATTAAGTCTCACATTGGAACAGTTTGAACATGTACTCGCTTGCAATTACCCGGTGGATTGCTCAGAACAAAGAGTGCTCGAGATTGTACTCGAATATTGTTTAGAATCTGATCTGAAGCCAGAGCTCACACGACGTCTCTTCGGTAAGGTACAATTTCAACAAATCGGCGTTTGTGCGCTGAATGCCATTAAGTCTAAATGGCATGCAGAAACTGAACCGAATACGATTTCCTCGTCGTACTATCGCATATTGAAAGATGAAATGATTAAGCAAGAAATGTTGAAGTTGCGCTTATCCGATGCTTATGCAGATGATTTACTCTCCGCGGAGGTCTTAACGAATACACGTGGCATGGAGTTGGCCTTGGTAAAGATTGGGGGCTTCGAAACAAATGGGCTAACAAATCGTATTAGCTGTTATCTGCCATCCAAAGGCAAATGGGAGAGTCTCACCGTTATACCACACATCGAACAAT gtAATTACGGCACAGCAGTGTTGGGCAATGATTTGTATGTGGTAGGCGGCTCATATGATGTCTGCCTCAAGGAGTACATACATCCCTTTGGCTTTCGCTACTGTCCCGCCAAGAATAAATGGAAAAGTATTGCGCCCATACAAGCCGACCGCTGTCGTTTCTCCCTAAATGCTATGGGTAGTCACTACCTGTATGCGGTGGGTGGTGTTTGTGAGCTAAACGAGAATGATGGCGGCGCCGAACTATGGGCACACGATATGACGGTTTCCAATTGTGAACGTTACGATGCCAATACTGATCGCTGGGAGTATTTGCCCGCGTTGTCGGAGAATCGCAGTCAGCATGCGGGCGTTGTTCTGGGCGATCAGTTGTATATATCGGGTGGTATCGATCGGCACATTGTATTGGCCTCACTTTGGCGATTCGACACAAAATCCAACCAATGGCATAAGCTCTGCCCGATGCCAACACCGCGCGCCGACCATGTGCTCATCGTGTTCGATGGTCGCATTTATGCCTTTGGCGGTTGGTATGAGGATCCAGTGACTGAAATGCGCGTATTGGCTGATGCTGTCGATGTGTACGATGTGACAACTGATCAATGGATTACCGAATCGCGCAATCCAATGCCTAAGTATTATACAGGCGTAGCTGCGGTCAAACGAAAGGTATACTTTATTGGCGGTTTGCTCTCTACGGCTACCATTAATCGTGCCACATCCGCGGTGCAATGCTACGACTTGGACACAAAGCAATGGGCCTTCAGTTCGGAGTGGGAGTACCCAAAGGAGGTGTGGGAGAGCACATGTGCGGCCTTTTATGTGCCACGCGAACGCGATAATGTCAAGTACTATTGGGATGATGTGTGA
- the LOC105211839 gene encoding uncharacterized protein LOC105211839 isoform X3 — MPKMLSIFQCYFIRLICFFCCDPDNHLFDGPSVSGITSACALGAVGVEKCTNSTTTPTISISTAEGNIIADANVHNAAETPSSTTSTAPLVSVPNSPDTGATPKLIVTTTTSTTDSDRSTSYSSMPAKTTFTTVTTTTTAEIMDENRFSILGKDISNEIDVYDLPSPPKNGLNTPPPEGATSVLLNASAGTTASTATTPSPSNTPKQHSERDALAGLSTKKKHHHKNENNNHQNDIDSIESISDNTKLPSNDLEWIDELLLDRNSKELLSKKNKKKKKKISTTKELDQLDGVPSKQNGKDGATDEDDKVVKCLYYTLMCCDCTIS; from the exons ATGCCGAAGATGTTGAGCATCTTTCAGTGTTATTTCATACGTTTAATTTGCTTCTTCTGCTG CGATCCTGACAATCATCTTTTTGACGGTCCTTCAGTATCTGGCATAACGTCTGCTTGTGCCCTCGGCGCTGTGGGTGTGGAGAAATGTACCAActcaacaacaacgccaacaatatCTATCTCAACAGCCGAAGGCAACATAATCGCTGATGCCAATGTGCATAACGCGGCTGAAACTCCCAGTAGTACAACCTCTACAGCGCCTCTCGTATCTGTACCGAACAGTCCCGACACTGGTGCCACACCGAAATTAATtgttacaacaactacaagcacAACTGATAGTGATCGAAGTACAAGCTATAGCAGTATGCCGGCCAAAACAACATTTACAACTGTgaccacaacaacaacggcagaaATAATGGAT GAGAATCGTTTCTCTATACTCGGCAAAGATATCTCGAACGAGATCGACGTATACGACTTGCCATCACCACCGAAAAATGGTCTTAATACCCCACCACCTGAGGGCGCGACTAGTGTGCTGCTGAATGCATCGGCTGGTACGACGGCTTCAACAGCGACCACACCATCGCCATCCAACACCCCTAAACAGCATAGTGAACGAGATGCATTGGCTGGTTTATCTACTAAGAAGAAACATcatcataaaaatgaaaataataatcacCAG AATGATATAGATTCCATCGAGAGCATATCGGATAATACAAAGTTGCCCAGTAACGATCTGGAATGGATTGATGAATTACTACTGGACCGCAATAGCAAGGAATTATTGAGTAAGAAGaacaagaaaaagaagaagaagatctcAACTACGAAGGAATTAGACCAACTTGACGGCGTGCCGAGCAAGCAAAACGGCAAAGATGGCGCTACCGATGAAGACGACAAAGTGGTAAAGTGTCTTTACTACACTTTGATGTGCTGCGATTGTACAATTTCTTAA
- the LOC105211841 gene encoding kinesin-associated protein 3 isoform X3 gives MTAAMISLPNCQKIIRLRSLNAKTDPAALAREVVDKCDLIHKSQLADVEQIIFYLKNRKDNAGADIADNNSHHRSAVSGKRTPASKVNPTSAALSPAKTPASNADVSINNIDEYVELLYEDLSERIRGSAMILQVARNPDNLEELEKNEACLSALSRVLREDWRKSLDLSTNIIYIFFCFSTYTKFHPVIVQYKIGSLCMDVIDYELRRYETMRNELDVRKNPVTSAPLSAKSSKEKLNRSTDDFLDIMNEEKPKEMEPPRRRIPELKQRPKSGNWSSFHGSMTSSLMKSQVLNSSYHEALSTGAATPDSGVSVNGDMKATSNEALDRNDPKVKKEEIDRLNKQLKVFAKKQEQLLRVAFYLLLNMAENIKLEEKMRRKHIVKMLVKTLDRQNIDLLMLVTTFLKKLSIVRDNKDDMGEFNIIAKLPRLFQSGHTDLAQVTLKLVFNLSFDGVLRRKMVGAGYLPKLVMFINDEKHHGIAMKILYHMSLDDWVKGLFTHTECVQMATDAIILNLNSKVDLDLIALCINLSLNKRNAQIMVEGNRLHDLMDRAFKYQDSLLMKLLRNLSQHEMLQPKFIDYVGDLARILTICDDESFVVECLGILGNLSLADLDYSQILQNFQLIPWIRDVLVPGAKLDDMVLDTIVYLGTCAHDELCALLFCRAKVVLSLIELLKAKQEDDEIVLQIIFVFQQILRHESTREYMIKETESPAYLIDLMHDKNAEIRKVCDYCLDIIAISDTEWAKRIKLEKFRNHNSQWLCMVESQQDQDNEQDYAENDENENELDTYLRNDYLDNCDLYNSSNTNKESEDNESNNSNNPASPALSTYSRPVSSYRRSEDLDDLFNMTSSSKSQTSSQGDSNYMFKSNKSLDVEGLHEELLMA, from the exons atgacTGCAGCAATGATTTCACTGCCG AATTGTCAGAAAATTATACGCTTACGTTCGTTGAATGCGAAGACGGATCCAGCCGCATTGGCGCGTGAAGTCGTGGACAAATGTGATCTCATACACAAATCCCAATTGGCGGATGTGGAACAGATAATATTCTATCTGAAGAATCGCAAAGACAATGCTGGTGCAG ACATCGCCGACAATAACAGTCACCATCGGTCGGCTGTATCCGGCAAGCGTACACCGGCCTCAAAAGTGAATCCAACCTCTGCTGCGCTTTCACCCGCTAAAACACCAGCCAGCAATGCCGATGTCTCCATCAATAATATTGATGAATATGTTGAGTTGCTGTATGAGGACCTGAGTGAACGAATACGTGGTTCAGCAATGATTTTGCAAGTGGCACGCAATCCAGATAATCTGGAAGAGCTGGAGAAAAATG AGGCTTGTCTGAGCGCTTTATCGCGTGTATTGCGTGAGGATTGGCGCAAGAGTCTAGATCTAtccacaaatataatatatatatttttctgtttcTCGACTTATACGAAATTTCATCCTGTTATTGTGCAATATAAG ATTGGTTCCCTCTGCATGGACGTCATAGACTATGAGCTGCGACGTTATGAAACAATGCGCAATGAGTTGGACGTGAGAAAGAATCCTGTTACCTCTGCACCACTTTCAGCTAAATCTAGCAAAGAGAAACTGAATCGCAGCACTGATGATTTCCTCGATATAATGAATGAGGAAAAACCGAAAGAG ATGGAACCACCTCGTCGTCGCATACCCGAACTAAAACAACGTCCCAAATCTGGAAATTGGTCAAGTTTCCATGGTTCAATGACTTCCTCATTGATGAAGAGTCAAGTACTCAACAGCAGCTACCACGAGGCGCTTTCCACCGGTGCTGCCACACCAGACTCGGGTGTATCAGTGAACGGCGACATGAAAGCGACCAGCAATGAGGCACTCGATCGTAACGATCCCAAAGTAAAGAAAGAAGAGATCGATCGTCTGAATAAACAGTTGAAGGTATTCGCTAAGAAACAAGAGCAGCTACTGCGTGTCGCTTTCTATTTGCTACTCAATATGGCTGAGAATATTAAGTTGGAGGAAAAGATGCGACGCAAGCACATCGTGAAGATGCTCGTTAAAACATTGGATCGACAAAATATCGATCTGCTAATGTTGGTGACAACATTTCTGAAAAAGTTATCTATCGTACGTGACAATAAAGATGATATGGGCGAGTTCAATATCATTGCCAAATTGCCACGCCTATTCCAAAGTGGTCATACCGATTTGGCGCAGGTGACACTGAAACTGGTATTTAATTTATCATTCGACGGGGTATTGCGACGAAAAATGGTCGGTGCTGGTTACCTGCCAAAGCTGGTGATGTTCATCAATGACGAGAAACATCACGGCATCGCAATGAAGATACTCTATCACATGAGCTTAGATGATTGG GTTAAAGGTCTATTCACACACACTGAGTGTGTTCAAATGGCCACCGATGCCATAATACTCAATCTGAATAGCAAAGTTGATCTCGATCTCATCGCACTCTGCATTAATCTCTCGCTGAACAAACGTAATGCACAAATCATGGTGGAAGGCAATCGGCTGCATGATCTAATGGATCGCGCTTTCAAATACCAGGATTCACTGCTAATGAAATTGCTGCGTAACCTCTCACAACACGAAATGTTACAACCAAAATTTATTGACTATGTCGGCGATTTGGCGCGTATACTCACGATTTGTGACGATGAATCATTTGTGGTGGAGTGTCTTGGTATACTCGGCAATCTCTCATTAGCCGATTTGGATTATTCACAGATACTGCAGAACTTCCAACTAATACCCTGGATAAGGGATGTGCTTGTGCCCGGTGCCAAATTGGACGATATGGTACTCGATACAATTGTTTATTTGGGTACCTGTGCGCATGATGAACTCTGCGCTTTGCTGTTCTGTCGCGCTAAAGTTGTGCTCTCGTTGATCGAGCTGCTGAAGGCCAAACAAGAGGATGACGAAATTGTATTACAGATCATTTTCGTATTCCAACAGATTTTACGACACGAGAGCACACGCGAATATATGATCAAAGAGACTGAATCACCGGCGTATCTGATCGATTTGATGCACGATAAGAATGCGGAGATACGAAAAGTCTGCGATTATTGCCTCGATATCATCGCCATCAGTGACACGGAGTGGGCTAAACGGATCAAG CTGGAAAAGTTCCGCAATCACAATTCGCAATGGCTTTGTATGGTCGAATCGCAGCAAGATCAAGACAATGAACAAGACTATGCTGAAAATGATGAGAACGAAAACGAACTCGACACCTATTTACGCAACGATTATTTGGACAACTGCGATCTGTATAATAGTAGCAATACGAATAAGGAGAGTGAGGACAATGaaagcaacaatagcaacaatccAGCCAGCCCTGCATTGTCTACGTATAGTCGCCCAGTGAGCAG CTACCGGCGCAGTGAGGACCTCGATGATCTCTTCAATATGACTTCGAGTTCGAAATCGCAAACATCCAGTCAAGGCGATAGCAACTATATGTTTAAATCGAACAAATCGCTGGATGTTGAGGGACTGCACGAGGAGTTGTTGATGGCCTAA
- the LOC105211839 gene encoding serine-rich adhesin for platelets isoform X1: MSSSRNKFFSSGKLSNKSSGSSGLRILWIPGGRKSHPKGRFDSTNKHVSHKGEQKKSEVWSMGGSKNQKDLLDADPDNHLFDGPSVSGITSACALGAVGVEKCTNSTTTPTISISTAEGNIIADANVHNAAETPSSTTSTAPLVSVPNSPDTGATPKLIVTTTTSTTDSDRSTSYSSMPAKTTFTTVTTTTTAEIMDENRFSILGKDISNEIDVYDLPSPPKNGLNTPPPEGATSVLLNASAGTTASTATTPSPSNTPKQHSERDALAGLSTKKKHHHKNENNNHQNDIDSIESISDNTKLPSNDLEWIDELLLDRNSKELLSKKNKKKKKKISTTKELDQLDGVPSKQNGKDGATDEDDKVVKCLYYTLMCCDCTIS; encoded by the exons ATGTCTTCGTCGCGTAATAAATTCTTTAGTAGCGGCAAATTATCAAATAAGTCATCCGGTTCGTCAGGTCTCCGCATACTATGGATACCAGGTGGACGTAAAAGCCATCCCAAAGGTCGCTTCGATTCCACCAACAAACATGTGTCGCACAAAGGTGAACAAAAGAAAAGCGAAGTGTGGTCCATGGGTGGGAGTAAAAATCAAAAAGACCTCTTAGATGC CGATCCTGACAATCATCTTTTTGACGGTCCTTCAGTATCTGGCATAACGTCTGCTTGTGCCCTCGGCGCTGTGGGTGTGGAGAAATGTACCAActcaacaacaacgccaacaatatCTATCTCAACAGCCGAAGGCAACATAATCGCTGATGCCAATGTGCATAACGCGGCTGAAACTCCCAGTAGTACAACCTCTACAGCGCCTCTCGTATCTGTACCGAACAGTCCCGACACTGGTGCCACACCGAAATTAATtgttacaacaactacaagcacAACTGATAGTGATCGAAGTACAAGCTATAGCAGTATGCCGGCCAAAACAACATTTACAACTGTgaccacaacaacaacggcagaaATAATGGAT GAGAATCGTTTCTCTATACTCGGCAAAGATATCTCGAACGAGATCGACGTATACGACTTGCCATCACCACCGAAAAATGGTCTTAATACCCCACCACCTGAGGGCGCGACTAGTGTGCTGCTGAATGCATCGGCTGGTACGACGGCTTCAACAGCGACCACACCATCGCCATCCAACACCCCTAAACAGCATAGTGAACGAGATGCATTGGCTGGTTTATCTACTAAGAAGAAACATcatcataaaaatgaaaataataatcacCAG AATGATATAGATTCCATCGAGAGCATATCGGATAATACAAAGTTGCCCAGTAACGATCTGGAATGGATTGATGAATTACTACTGGACCGCAATAGCAAGGAATTATTGAGTAAGAAGaacaagaaaaagaagaagaagatctcAACTACGAAGGAATTAGACCAACTTGACGGCGTGCCGAGCAAGCAAAACGGCAAAGATGGCGCTACCGATGAAGACGACAAAGTGGTAAAGTGTCTTTACTACACTTTGATGTGCTGCGATTGTACAATTTCTTAA
- the LOC105211839 gene encoding uncharacterized protein LOC105211839 isoform X2 — translation MFGISAFNKTGSTIKLLNSKQWSDPDNHLFDGPSVSGITSACALGAVGVEKCTNSTTTPTISISTAEGNIIADANVHNAAETPSSTTSTAPLVSVPNSPDTGATPKLIVTTTTSTTDSDRSTSYSSMPAKTTFTTVTTTTTAEIMDENRFSILGKDISNEIDVYDLPSPPKNGLNTPPPEGATSVLLNASAGTTASTATTPSPSNTPKQHSERDALAGLSTKKKHHHKNENNNHQNDIDSIESISDNTKLPSNDLEWIDELLLDRNSKELLSKKNKKKKKKISTTKELDQLDGVPSKQNGKDGATDEDDKVVKCLYYTLMCCDCTIS, via the exons atgtTTGGAATCTCAGCGTTCAATAAAACAGGCAGCACCATAAAATTGCTGAATAGCAAACAGTGGAG CGATCCTGACAATCATCTTTTTGACGGTCCTTCAGTATCTGGCATAACGTCTGCTTGTGCCCTCGGCGCTGTGGGTGTGGAGAAATGTACCAActcaacaacaacgccaacaatatCTATCTCAACAGCCGAAGGCAACATAATCGCTGATGCCAATGTGCATAACGCGGCTGAAACTCCCAGTAGTACAACCTCTACAGCGCCTCTCGTATCTGTACCGAACAGTCCCGACACTGGTGCCACACCGAAATTAATtgttacaacaactacaagcacAACTGATAGTGATCGAAGTACAAGCTATAGCAGTATGCCGGCCAAAACAACATTTACAACTGTgaccacaacaacaacggcagaaATAATGGAT GAGAATCGTTTCTCTATACTCGGCAAAGATATCTCGAACGAGATCGACGTATACGACTTGCCATCACCACCGAAAAATGGTCTTAATACCCCACCACCTGAGGGCGCGACTAGTGTGCTGCTGAATGCATCGGCTGGTACGACGGCTTCAACAGCGACCACACCATCGCCATCCAACACCCCTAAACAGCATAGTGAACGAGATGCATTGGCTGGTTTATCTACTAAGAAGAAACATcatcataaaaatgaaaataataatcacCAG AATGATATAGATTCCATCGAGAGCATATCGGATAATACAAAGTTGCCCAGTAACGATCTGGAATGGATTGATGAATTACTACTGGACCGCAATAGCAAGGAATTATTGAGTAAGAAGaacaagaaaaagaagaagaagatctcAACTACGAAGGAATTAGACCAACTTGACGGCGTGCCGAGCAAGCAAAACGGCAAAGATGGCGCTACCGATGAAGACGACAAAGTGGTAAAGTGTCTTTACTACACTTTGATGTGCTGCGATTGTACAATTTCTTAA